The Cryptosporangium aurantiacum genome has a window encoding:
- a CDS encoding LCP family protein, whose product MLVVVPAAVDHYAGKITEDGGLGDSADTGNSIEGPINLLLIGTDERPDAPDNVRADSIIVAHINAAHDKVYLASIPRDSLVDIPEFPDTQYPGGRDKINAAFQYGFRSGGGREKGMELVANTVSDLAGGMKFDGAAIVNFEGLRGVVRALGGVRMCVDEKVTSIHIGWDKTTGKVGVPYYINDDGTPAGLRENMRPQVYYPGCHDFKDWQALDYARQRDLLANNDGDYGRQRHQQQLIKAILQKATSSGVITNPAKINDLLNSVGEAVTFYNNNVPITDWVFTLKGIKPDQMTMIKTNGGKFNAETVNGIWYEKLSDTSLELFRAMNNDTVDAFVQANPTWVTPAS is encoded by the coding sequence ATGCTGGTCGTCGTCCCCGCCGCGGTCGACCACTACGCGGGCAAGATCACCGAGGACGGCGGGCTCGGCGACTCCGCCGACACCGGCAACTCGATCGAGGGCCCGATCAACCTGCTGCTGATCGGCACCGACGAGCGGCCCGACGCTCCGGACAACGTCCGCGCCGATTCGATCATCGTGGCGCACATCAACGCGGCGCACGACAAGGTCTACCTGGCGTCGATCCCGCGGGACAGCTTGGTGGACATCCCGGAGTTCCCGGACACGCAGTACCCCGGCGGCAGGGACAAGATCAACGCCGCGTTCCAGTACGGGTTCCGCTCCGGTGGCGGCCGCGAGAAGGGGATGGAGCTGGTCGCGAACACGGTCAGCGACCTGGCCGGCGGCATGAAGTTCGACGGCGCGGCGATCGTGAACTTCGAGGGGCTCCGCGGTGTGGTCCGCGCGCTGGGCGGCGTCCGGATGTGCGTCGACGAGAAGGTCACGTCGATTCACATCGGATGGGACAAGACGACCGGCAAGGTCGGGGTTCCGTACTACATCAACGACGACGGCACGCCGGCCGGGCTGCGGGAGAACATGCGGCCGCAGGTGTACTACCCGGGCTGTCACGACTTCAAGGACTGGCAGGCGCTGGACTACGCCCGGCAGCGTGATCTGCTCGCCAACAACGACGGTGACTACGGTCGTCAGCGGCACCAGCAGCAGCTGATCAAGGCGATCCTGCAGAAGGCGACGTCGTCGGGTGTGATCACGAACCCGGCGAAGATCAACGACCTGCTGAACTCCGTCGGGGAGGCCGTCACGTTCTACAACAACAACGTGCCGATCACCGACTGGGTGTTCACGCTCAAGGGGATCAAGCCCGACCAGATGACGATGATCAAGACCAACGGTGGCAAGTTCAACGCCGAGACGGTCAACGGCATCTGGTACGAGAAGCTCAGCGACACGAGCCTCGAGCTGTTCCGGGCGATGAACAACGACACGGTGGACGCGTTCGTGCAGGCCAACCCGACCTGGGTGACCCCGGCGAGCTGA
- a CDS encoding VOC family protein: MSTHTSVEFNHTIVGVRDREQSAAFLARVLGLEVGAAWGPFLPVSTGNGVTLDFATLPPHVEVTPQHYAFLVPEEAFDGIFARIREECDEFWADPARSRPGQINHNDGGRGVYFLDPSGHYLEVITRSYGG, encoded by the coding sequence ATGTCCACGCACACGTCTGTCGAGTTCAACCACACGATCGTCGGGGTCCGCGACCGCGAGCAGTCCGCCGCGTTCCTCGCCCGCGTCCTGGGCCTGGAGGTCGGCGCCGCCTGGGGTCCGTTCCTGCCGGTCTCGACCGGTAACGGCGTGACGCTCGACTTCGCCACGCTGCCGCCGCACGTCGAGGTGACACCGCAGCACTACGCGTTCCTCGTCCCCGAGGAGGCGTTCGACGGCATCTTCGCCCGCATCCGGGAGGAGTGCGACGAGTTCTGGGCCGATCCGGCGCGCAGCCGGCCGGGGCAGATCAACCACAACGACGGTGGCCGGGGTGTCTACTTCCTCGACCCGTCCGGGCACTACCTCGAAGTGATCACCCGCTCCTACGGCGGCTAG
- a CDS encoding cytochrome c oxidase assembly protein, whose protein sequence is MGHATPRTTPPPGFTLPPDRAARLVAAAAVAAAVVTTALALGYGDGVGRSVDPGLPSPGALTSWGLPLSQLIGLLAASLVVGNLVAAVFWAPRSAVARSAVAPSAVAREGSPVVGIHRRVALRAAAVWAVAAAAAWLFTLSDLRGLPVTGILTADALGNVGLRTPDGQAGLLTVVAALAAAALCRRFGVAALIVAVIGIVPPAFVGPAVSTADHRTAVASALLSLVALTLWTGGLAAVLTRAVHDRETLHAVATRYGRAALLCLIAAAATAALSAYLVLAPSGTGLSSAYGQLVAVQLVVLAALAGVGHWRRTQTVPALGRDRRDPFVRFAVLELLLLGAAVGLSVALARTPAPLDAGDATVHHESAGQQMLGYDLPPVVSLWQLAADWRPDLLVLTLCAVAVAGYLRLEQRAHRAGTPWPFRRSAAWLAGVAVVAVATSSGVARYAPAFFSVTVIQHVLLGIVAPLLLVWGAPLTLALRVLRPGTGPVTGPGDRLPAALRSRPVRVLTTPVAVAGLWSAALFGTYFTGVFEESRWSYAVDLAVSGALLGTGYLLFWWLAGPDPRPSGRRTNRARIAVAVCAGGAAVTAGLLLIHGSRLVAADWYIGLLRVLALPWPWGSTSAGADQVVGGTVLWVTSAVVFAALVADRLAATLTGRRRQKSTGTDTSRAR, encoded by the coding sequence ATGGGGCACGCCACACCTCGCACCACACCGCCACCCGGGTTCACGCTTCCACCGGACCGCGCCGCGCGCCTGGTCGCCGCCGCGGCCGTCGCTGCCGCCGTCGTCACCACGGCGCTCGCGCTCGGTTACGGCGACGGCGTCGGCCGATCCGTCGACCCGGGGCTGCCGAGCCCGGGGGCACTGACCAGCTGGGGGCTGCCGCTGTCCCAGCTGATCGGCCTGCTCGCCGCGTCGCTGGTCGTCGGCAACCTGGTCGCCGCGGTGTTCTGGGCGCCCCGTTCTGCGGTGGCCCGTTCTGCGGTGGCCCCGTCTGCGGTGGCCCGGGAGGGGTCGCCGGTGGTGGGGATCCACCGGCGGGTCGCGCTGCGGGCCGCCGCCGTCTGGGCGGTCGCCGCCGCCGCGGCCTGGCTGTTCACGCTCTCGGACCTGCGGGGCCTCCCGGTCACCGGCATCCTCACCGCGGACGCCCTCGGCAACGTGGGGCTGCGGACGCCGGACGGGCAGGCGGGCCTGCTGACGGTCGTGGCCGCGCTCGCCGCGGCGGCGCTGTGCCGCCGGTTCGGTGTGGCGGCGTTGATCGTGGCCGTCATCGGCATCGTTCCGCCGGCATTCGTCGGCCCCGCCGTATCGACCGCCGACCACCGCACCGCGGTCGCGTCCGCGCTGCTGTCGCTGGTCGCGCTCACGCTGTGGACCGGTGGCCTGGCCGCCGTGCTCACCCGGGCCGTCCACGACCGCGAGACGCTACACGCGGTGGCGACCCGCTACGGCCGCGCGGCGCTGCTCTGCCTGATCGCGGCCGCGGCGACCGCCGCGCTGAGCGCCTACCTCGTGCTCGCGCCGAGCGGCACCGGCCTGAGCAGCGCGTACGGGCAGCTGGTCGCCGTGCAGCTCGTCGTCCTGGCCGCCCTGGCCGGCGTCGGGCACTGGCGCCGGACCCAGACCGTGCCCGCGCTCGGCCGGGATCGGCGCGACCCGTTCGTCCGGTTCGCCGTACTCGAGCTGCTGCTGCTGGGCGCGGCCGTCGGCCTGTCCGTCGCGCTGGCCCGCACCCCGGCCCCGCTGGACGCCGGGGACGCCACCGTGCACCACGAGTCGGCGGGCCAGCAGATGCTCGGCTACGACCTACCGCCGGTGGTGTCGCTCTGGCAGCTGGCCGCCGATTGGCGTCCCGACCTGCTTGTTCTGACGCTGTGCGCGGTCGCGGTCGCCGGGTACCTGCGGTTGGAGCAGCGGGCACACCGGGCCGGCACGCCCTGGCCGTTCCGCCGCAGCGCCGCGTGGCTGGCCGGGGTCGCCGTGGTCGCGGTGGCGACCAGCAGCGGCGTCGCCCGGTACGCGCCCGCGTTCTTCAGCGTCACGGTCATCCAGCACGTGCTGCTCGGGATCGTCGCGCCGCTGCTGCTGGTCTGGGGCGCGCCGCTGACGCTGGCGCTGCGGGTGCTGCGGCCGGGCACCGGCCCGGTGACCGGCCCCGGCGACCGGTTACCGGCGGCGCTGCGCTCGCGCCCGGTCCGGGTGCTCACCACGCCGGTCGCGGTGGCCGGGCTCTGGTCCGCGGCGCTGTTCGGCACGTACTTCACCGGCGTGTTCGAGGAGAGCCGCTGGTCGTACGCCGTCGATCTGGCCGTCTCCGGCGCCCTGCTCGGCACCGGTTACCTGCTGTTCTGGTGGCTGGCCGGTCCCGATCCGCGGCCGTCGGGCCGCCGCACGAACCGGGCCCGGATCGCGGTCGCGGTGTGCGCGGGCGGGGCCGCCGTAACCGCGGGGCTGCTGCTCATCCACGGGTCCCGGCTGGTCGCCGCGGACTGGTACATCGGCCTGCTGCGGGTGCTCGCCCTGCCGTGGCCGTGGGGGAGTACCAGCGCCGGAGCGGACCAGGTCGTCGGCGGCACCGTGCTGTGGGTGACCTCCGCGGTCGTGTTCGCCGCGCTGGTCGCCGACCGGCTCGCCGCCACGCTCACCGGTCGTCGCCGGCAGAAGAGCACGGGCACGGACACGAGCCGCGCCCGCTAG
- a CDS encoding ATP-binding protein yields the protein MTSAEPAPLVGRDAELATLRGLLDGSAPGGPGAAIVSGEAGIGKTRLLREFARSAAAEGALVLVGHCVSFGGDAVPFLPVSEAFGRLARDEPDTVDRLRAHYPPLARLLPHRRLVGSDGTEGRLDPADLYEAVLGALFDLSADRRVLLVVEDLHWADGATRDLFGFLLARLSGEPGAPVVLVASYRSDDLHRRHPLRTVALEWGRLPGVMRVGLEPLERADVAALVRALAGGSLADLDEKALDDVLDRAQGNAFFAEQLLAERSVHRASSAGVPRDLADLLLLRLERLSGETRHVLQVVAVAGRQIDHDRLARVAGLDDAALDAALREATDAHVLDRMPTDGYAFRHALLAEAVYDDLLPGERRRHHAQFAEVIARQELPGGTDADLARHAREAGDLETAFDAGIRAGDEAMRVAAPGEALRLYEAAQELAPPVADPRTVVELPRKAAIAASHAGNPFRAVHLLEEALRRMPEDATPDVHATLLIELTEHALTVDAGHDVIELARQALGAIPEEPPTALRARALAALARALSTSDRNADESIEYAEYARSVAVQVGIANVEAEAVTTRGRVERWRADPAHAERLLRDSMARARESGDLPARLRSVFSLALFQYERGQLEAGRDTFAEVAEIARDGGRPWAPYGADALIMRAQADYAIGNWDEAIRTTESYPEAPPLHRAGLALAGLAVHAGRGAADAARRGEAHRAWWKRDAVLGIIGGSALIDAYGNLGAADAALAMHDDVVETVATLWGNRWFDARFRLHALALGVLAGAVAPAGDAERAAAIERGGQLIADVRRVAEGVVGRRGALGPESGAWVARAEAEWARLRWGAGIDVPTAEELVAAWRTAVAEFDYGHRYETARSRARLAAALAATGDPAGAQREADAARVVARGLGAAPLLAELSALPASRAAAERRDAELTPREQQVLELLALGRTNRQIGRALFISDKTVSVHVSNLMAKLGAAGRTEAAALARRAGLLGDVPGANSVAT from the coding sequence ATGACGAGTGCGGAACCGGCGCCCCTGGTCGGCCGAGACGCCGAGCTGGCGACGTTGCGCGGGCTGCTCGACGGATCCGCGCCGGGCGGGCCCGGCGCGGCGATCGTGTCCGGCGAGGCGGGCATCGGCAAGACCCGGCTGCTCCGCGAGTTCGCCCGGTCCGCCGCGGCCGAGGGCGCGCTGGTCCTGGTGGGGCACTGCGTCAGCTTCGGGGGTGATGCTGTTCCCTTCCTGCCGGTGAGCGAGGCTTTCGGGCGCCTGGCCCGGGACGAACCCGACACCGTCGACCGGCTGCGTGCGCACTACCCCCCGCTGGCCCGCCTGCTGCCGCACCGGCGGCTGGTCGGCTCCGACGGCACCGAGGGCAGGCTCGACCCGGCCGATCTCTACGAGGCGGTGCTCGGCGCGCTGTTCGACCTGTCGGCCGACCGGCGCGTGCTGCTCGTCGTCGAAGACCTGCATTGGGCCGACGGCGCGACCCGCGACCTGTTCGGTTTCCTGCTCGCCCGGCTCTCCGGTGAGCCCGGCGCCCCGGTCGTCCTGGTCGCGTCCTACCGGTCGGACGACCTGCACCGCAGGCATCCGCTGCGCACGGTCGCGCTGGAGTGGGGGCGGCTTCCCGGCGTGATGCGCGTCGGGCTGGAGCCGCTGGAGCGTGCCGACGTCGCCGCGCTGGTGCGCGCGCTGGCCGGCGGCTCGCTGGCCGACCTGGACGAGAAGGCGCTCGACGACGTCCTCGACCGGGCGCAGGGCAACGCGTTCTTCGCCGAACAGCTGCTCGCCGAGCGCAGCGTCCACCGGGCGTCGTCGGCCGGTGTCCCGCGTGACCTGGCCGACCTGCTGCTGCTCCGGCTGGAGCGGCTCTCCGGTGAGACCCGGCACGTGCTGCAGGTCGTCGCCGTCGCGGGGCGCCAGATCGACCACGACCGGTTGGCCCGGGTCGCCGGCCTGGACGACGCCGCGCTGGACGCCGCCCTCCGCGAGGCCACCGACGCGCACGTCCTCGACCGGATGCCCACCGACGGGTACGCGTTCCGGCACGCGCTGCTGGCCGAGGCGGTCTACGACGACCTGCTGCCCGGTGAGCGGCGCCGCCACCACGCGCAGTTCGCCGAGGTCATCGCCCGGCAGGAGCTGCCCGGCGGCACCGACGCCGACCTGGCTCGGCACGCGCGCGAGGCCGGTGACCTGGAGACCGCGTTCGACGCCGGTATCCGCGCCGGTGACGAGGCGATGCGGGTCGCGGCACCGGGTGAGGCGCTCCGCCTGTACGAGGCGGCGCAAGAGCTGGCGCCGCCGGTGGCCGACCCGCGGACGGTCGTCGAGCTGCCGCGCAAGGCCGCGATAGCGGCGTCGCACGCCGGAAACCCGTTCCGTGCCGTGCATCTGCTGGAAGAGGCACTGCGGCGAATGCCCGAGGACGCCACACCGGACGTCCATGCCACGCTGCTGATCGAGCTGACCGAGCACGCGCTCACGGTGGACGCCGGGCACGACGTCATCGAGCTCGCCCGCCAGGCGCTGGGAGCGATCCCGGAGGAACCGCCCACCGCGCTGCGGGCGCGGGCGCTGGCGGCGCTGGCGCGCGCGTTGTCCACGAGCGACCGGAACGCGGACGAATCGATCGAATACGCCGAGTACGCCCGATCGGTCGCGGTCCAGGTCGGGATCGCGAACGTCGAGGCCGAAGCGGTGACCACCCGCGGCCGCGTCGAACGCTGGCGCGCCGATCCGGCCCACGCCGAACGCCTCCTGCGCGACAGCATGGCCAGGGCCCGGGAATCCGGCGACCTCCCGGCGCGCCTGCGCTCGGTGTTCAGCCTCGCGCTGTTCCAGTACGAGCGGGGTCAGCTCGAAGCAGGCCGGGACACGTTCGCCGAGGTCGCGGAGATCGCCAGGGACGGCGGCAGGCCCTGGGCGCCCTACGGCGCCGACGCGCTGATCATGCGGGCACAGGCCGACTACGCGATCGGGAACTGGGACGAGGCGATCCGCACCACGGAGTCCTATCCGGAGGCGCCGCCGCTGCACCGGGCCGGGCTGGCGCTGGCCGGCCTCGCCGTGCACGCCGGACGCGGCGCCGCCGACGCCGCGCGCCGCGGCGAAGCGCACCGCGCCTGGTGGAAACGCGACGCCGTGCTCGGCATCATCGGCGGTTCCGCGCTGATCGACGCCTACGGCAACCTCGGGGCCGCCGACGCGGCGCTGGCCATGCACGACGACGTCGTCGAGACCGTCGCGACGCTCTGGGGCAACCGCTGGTTCGACGCGCGGTTCCGGCTGCACGCGCTCGCGCTCGGCGTGCTGGCCGGCGCGGTCGCCCCCGCCGGTGACGCCGAGCGAGCCGCCGCGATCGAGCGCGGCGGGCAGCTGATCGCGGACGTCCGGCGGGTCGCGGAGGGCGTCGTCGGCCGCCGGGGCGCGCTCGGGCCGGAGAGCGGCGCCTGGGTGGCCAGAGCCGAGGCGGAGTGGGCGCGCCTGCGGTGGGGGGCGGGCATCGACGTCCCGACCGCCGAGGAGCTGGTCGCGGCCTGGCGCACCGCGGTCGCCGAGTTCGACTACGGTCACCGCTACGAGACCGCGCGGTCGAGGGCGCGGCTGGCGGCGGCGCTGGCCGCCACCGGCGACCCGGCCGGTGCCCAGCGCGAGGCCGACGCCGCCCGGGTGGTCGCCCGTGGGCTGGGTGCCGCGCCGCTGCTCGCCGAGCTGTCCGCGCTGCCGGCCTCCCGGGCCGCCGCCGAACGGCGTGACGCGGAGCTGACGCCGCGCGAACAGCAGGTGCTCGAGCTGCTGGCGCTGGGGCGCACCAACCGGCAGATCGGGCGCGCGCTGTTCATCAGCGACAAGACCGTCAGCGTCCACGTGTCGAACCTGATGGCCAAGCTCGGCGCCGCGGGGCGCACCGAGGCCGCCGCGCTGGCCCGCCGCGCCGGGCTGCTCGGCGACGTGCCCGGCGCGAACTCCGTTGCCACCTGA
- a CDS encoding sigma-70 family RNA polymerase sigma factor, whose translation MSEVFSPDADLARARDGDDAAFGRLVEPLRRELHAHCYRMLGSTHDADDALQDALLRAWRGLARFERRSSLRTWLYTVASRVCLDALARGTRRMLPIDLGPSGERAVLDDAPVTEVAWLTPYADADLPTSPHGRYEQREAVELAFVAACQHLPGNQRAALLLFDVLGFSAAEIAEMMDTSVASVNSALQRARRLVAERVPPISQQSTLRTLDDARVRGLVTGYAGALERGDADALVALLTEDVTWSMPPLRHWYAGIVAVRDFATEVPLARCGSWRHRAATANGQPAVASYLAGPAADPGTYPAWSVNVLTLRDDRIAGITSFIGVDHFRALSLPTAL comes from the coding sequence GTGAGTGAGGTTTTTTCGCCGGACGCGGATCTGGCGCGCGCCCGGGACGGCGACGACGCGGCGTTCGGCCGTCTCGTCGAACCGCTGCGCCGGGAACTGCACGCGCACTGCTACCGCATGCTGGGTTCGACCCACGACGCGGACGACGCCCTGCAGGACGCGCTGCTCCGGGCGTGGCGCGGCCTGGCCCGGTTCGAGCGACGCAGCTCGCTGCGCACCTGGCTCTACACGGTGGCGTCCCGGGTCTGTCTGGACGCTCTGGCGCGCGGCACCCGGCGGATGCTCCCGATCGACCTCGGCCCGTCCGGCGAACGGGCCGTGCTCGACGACGCACCGGTCACCGAGGTCGCGTGGCTGACGCCGTACGCCGATGCGGACCTGCCGACCAGCCCGCACGGCCGCTACGAACAGCGCGAAGCCGTCGAGCTGGCGTTCGTCGCCGCCTGCCAGCACCTGCCCGGGAACCAGCGGGCCGCGCTGCTGCTCTTCGACGTGCTGGGGTTCTCCGCGGCGGAGATCGCCGAGATGATGGACACCAGCGTCGCGTCGGTGAACAGCGCGCTGCAGCGGGCCCGGCGCCTGGTGGCCGAGCGGGTGCCGCCGATCAGCCAGCAGAGCACGCTCCGCACGCTGGACGACGCCCGGGTGCGCGGCCTGGTCACCGGGTACGCCGGTGCGCTGGAGCGCGGCGACGCCGACGCGCTGGTCGCGCTGCTCACCGAGGACGTCACCTGGTCGATGCCGCCGCTGCGGCACTGGTACGCCGGGATCGTCGCGGTGCGGGACTTCGCGACCGAGGTCCCGCTGGCCCGCTGCGGCTCCTGGCGGCACCGGGCGGCGACCGCGAACGGTCAGCCGGCGGTGGCGTCCTACCTGGCGGGACCCGCAGCCGACCCGGGCACGTACCCGGCGTGGTCGGTGAACGTGCTGACGCTGCGCGACGACCGGATCGCCGGGATCACCTCGTTCATCGGCGTCGACCACTTCCGCGCGCTAAGCCTGCCGACGGCCCTCTAA
- a CDS encoding hydroxymethylglutaryl-CoA lyase, which translates to MAVEIVEVGPRDGLQNESALVSTAAKIAYIEALIAAGARRIEATSFVHPKRVPQMADAEAVMAGVPRRDDVRYIGLVVNERGLDRALAAGVDEVNVVVVATETFSERNQGMSVADALRSFGAISGRARAAGLRVTATIGAAFGCPFEGEVNPQRVAGLVKSCVDAGADEIALADTIGVGVPADVARLIAVSREVTDLPLRFHFHNTRNTGYANALAAVEGGATALDASAGGIGGCPFAPAATGNIATEDLTYALRRSGVASGLELSGVIRAAALIEKELGAEVPALLGRAGDFPGGSPETGV; encoded by the coding sequence ATGGCCGTGGAGATCGTCGAGGTCGGGCCGCGGGACGGGCTGCAGAACGAGAGTGCGCTGGTGTCGACCGCCGCGAAGATCGCGTACATCGAGGCCCTGATCGCCGCCGGTGCGCGACGGATCGAGGCCACCAGCTTCGTGCATCCGAAACGCGTGCCGCAGATGGCCGACGCCGAGGCGGTGATGGCCGGGGTCCCGCGCCGCGACGACGTCCGCTACATCGGGCTGGTAGTCAACGAACGCGGGCTGGACCGCGCGCTGGCCGCCGGGGTCGACGAGGTGAACGTCGTCGTGGTGGCCACCGAGACGTTCAGCGAGCGCAACCAGGGCATGTCGGTGGCCGACGCGCTGCGGTCGTTCGGCGCGATCAGCGGGCGGGCGCGGGCGGCCGGCCTGCGGGTGACGGCCACGATCGGGGCAGCCTTCGGCTGCCCGTTCGAGGGCGAGGTGAACCCGCAGCGGGTGGCGGGCCTGGTCAAATCCTGTGTGGACGCCGGGGCGGACGAAATCGCGCTCGCCGACACGATCGGAGTAGGCGTCCCGGCCGACGTGGCCCGGCTGATCGCGGTGTCCCGCGAGGTCACGGACCTGCCGCTGCGGTTCCACTTCCACAACACCCGCAACACCGGCTACGCGAACGCGCTGGCCGCGGTGGAGGGCGGCGCGACGGCGCTGGACGCGAGCGCCGGCGGGATCGGCGGCTGCCCGTTCGCCCCGGCCGCGACCGGCAACATCGCCACCGAAGACCTCACCTACGCCCTGCGCCGCAGCGGTGTGGCGTCCGGCCTGGAACTCTCCGGGGTGATCCGCGCCGCCGCCCTCATCGAGAAGGAGCTGGGCGCCGAGGTCCCCGCGTTGCTGGGCCGCGCCGGGGATTTCCCCGGAGGTTCACCCGAGACCGGGGTCTGA